The following coding sequences lie in one Acropora palmata chromosome 3, jaAcrPala1.3, whole genome shotgun sequence genomic window:
- the LOC141875844 gene encoding solute carrier family 15 member 4-like isoform X1, producing the protein MIVPLQVFKMESDESPLLFHDAHGRERQHPNSNSNDESVPEVRPSRNGFLVTICILFVELCERLTFYGVAANLIFYCKDVLNLASPLPSAIALAFQGTCFFTPVIGGWIADVKLGRYNAIFGSALLYTVGTIALTLATYQYPPGYAMSISSKEGFLAVSLILIAIGTGGIKANVSPMGADQVEHEGPEMVQKFFDWFYWFIQIGAILAYTVAAYIQQHISFFYGYLITAISMILATILLLVGRNHYIIPPPKGSYMVEAIKIIAGGVKKKLWGDTSLVQNHWLDGAKVTKGGDFPDDVVEGVKCVIRLMPIFLTFIIYWTLFGQGLTTYLLQGSYMNLKVKRNLLFPVASLSLFETATLLLLIPLMDRVIFPILSRLGVEFTPLRRIGVGMLFACSSVALAGIIEIERKHILKTDGAINQTVFNKTIDASPMSVFWQVPQYILQGTSEVLVSVTGLEFTYSQSPPELRGVVMGLNLAMIGLGYFLASALASIVKNASDGHWYPKNLNNGTLEYYMFLLAGLMLLNALVFLLLAVRYRYADHEYRAQEGSRVQLAVKKDASHSDKEED; encoded by the exons ATGATTGTACCTTTGCAGGTCTTTAAAATGGAAAGTGATGAGTCCCCATTGTTATTTCACGATGCGCACGGCCGCGAAAGACAGCATCCCAATTCTAATTCTAACGATGAATCTGTTCCTGAGGTCAGGCCTTCAAGAAACGGATTTCTTGTGACAATTTGTATTCTGTTTGTCGAACTTTGTGAGCGTTTGACGTTTTATGGCGTAGCGGCTAATCTGattttttattgcaaagaTGTTCTCAATCTTGCTTCTCCGCTGCCTAGTGCGATCGCACTGGCTTTTCAAG GGACATGCTTTTTCACTCCTGTAATCGGCGGATGGATTGCAGACGTCAAACTAGGGAGATACAACGCTATATTTGGATCGGCTTTACTTTACACAGTTGGAACTATTGCCCTAACACTTGCTACTTATCAATACCCACCAGGCTACGCTATGAGCATTTCAAGTAAAGAAGGATTCCTTGCGGTCTCACTCATTCTCATTGCGATAGGAACAGGAGGTATCAAGGCAAACGTATCGCCAATGGGGGCGGATCAAGTGGAACATGAAGGACCGGAAATGGTACAGAAATTCTTTGACTGGTTCTACTGGTTTATTCAGATAGGAGCAATCCTTGCTTATACGGTCGCGGCGTACATTCAACAAcacatttcctttttctaCGGCTATCTAATAACGGCAATCTCGATGATTTTAGCAACTATTTTACTGCTTGTTGGGAGGAATCACTACATCATTCCTCCCCCAAAGGGAAGTTATATGGTAGAAGCCATAAAGATCATTGCTGGTGGTGTGAAGAAAAAACTGTGGGGTGACACATCTCTAGTTCAAAATCACTGGCTGGATGGTGCTAAGGTTACAAAAGGAGGAGATTTCCCTGACGATGTAGTGGAAGGAGTGAAGTGTGTTATTCGATTGATGCCaatatttttgacatttataATATACTGGACATTGTTTGGACAG GGTCTGACTACCTATTTGTTGCAAGGTTCTTATATGAATTTAAAGGTCAAGAGGAATTTGTTGTTCCCTGTGGCTTCTCTCAGCCTTTTTGAAACCGCAACTTTGCTCCTTCTCATTCCCCTGATGGACAGAGTTATTTTCCCAATCCTTTCCCGTCTTGGCGTGGAGTTTACTCCACTGCGCAGAATCGGTGTTGGAATGCTCTTTGCGTGTAGCTCCGTTGCTCTGGCAGGaattattgaaattgaaaggaaACACATCCTCAAGACCGATGGCGCGATCAATCAGaccgtttttaataaaacgatCGATGCTTCTCCCATGAGTGTTTTTTGGCAAGTACCGCAGTATATTCTACAGGGAACAAGTGAAGTCTTGGTGTCGGTTACAG gTCTTGAATTCACTTATTCCCAGTCTCCTCCCGAGTTGCGCGGAGTGGTCATGGGTTTAAACTTGGCAATGATTGGTTTGGGTTATTTTTTGGCGTCTGCATTGGCCTCAATTGTAAAGAACGCATCTGATGGTCATTGGTATCCGAAGAACCTCAACAATGGCACGTTGGAATATTACATGTTCTTACTTGCGGGCTTAATGCTGTTGAACGCGTTAGTGTTTCTACTACTAGCAGTGAGGTATCGCTACGCGGACCACGAGTATCGAGCTCAGGAAGGAAGTAGGGTACAGCTTGCGGTGAAAAAGGATGCTTCACATTCTGATAAGGAAGAAGACTGA
- the LOC141875846 gene encoding uncharacterized protein LOC141875846: MPKSFLLRRRLNQEWNSKQETCSTEGESQFGQWSRLLQDQNALAKRANIPGEYKMRCKTERINSDHKKQVQDGLPQNGNFKGSELIENHPEFISQALNGNLSTSWEEEGDKAMGSKNSARFQHQREDSKKRTSGLSITNSKPPYKCDQCGKTFKTKYTLTIHLKMPSHTGAKPFVCAICGKGFRLSSTLCRHKIIHTSEKPHKCHICDKAFNRSSTLKTHIRTHSELKEFVCDICGKGFHQKGNLRNHILIHTGEKPYHCNLCEKSFNKLSNLKFHRHIHTDNAPYRCRYCKTCFTRRCDLKLHIAECNKQN, encoded by the exons ATGCCCAAGTCATTTTTATTACGACGCCGTTTGAACCAGGAATGGAACAGTAAACAAGAAACTTGTTCCACGGAAG GAGAATCGCAGTTTGGCCAGTGGAGTCGATTGTTGCAGGATCAAAACGCGCTCGCGAAAAGAGCAAACATTCCTGGAGAATACAAGATGAGATGTAAAACGGAACGCATCAATTCGGACCATAAGAAACAAGTGCAGGACGGATTACCACAAAATGGAAATTTCAAAGGAAGCGAATTGATCGAAAATCATCCCGAGTTTATTTCACAAGCATTGAACGGGAACCTGTCCACCAGCTGGGAGGAGGAAGGCGATAAGGCAATGGGAAGTAAAAACTCTGCTAGATTCCAACATCAACGAGAAGATTCCAAGAAACGGACGTCTGGTTTAAGTATCACGAACAGCAAGCCTCCATACAAATGTGATCAGTGCGGCAAGACCTTCAAGACAAAGTACACACTGACAATTCATCTGAAAATGCCATCGCACACTGGAGCCAAGCCGTTTGTTTGTGCCATATGCGGCAAGGGATTTCGTTTGTCTAGCACGCTCTGTCGGCATAAAATTATCCACACATCCGAGAAACCCCACAAATGCCACATATGCGACAAGGCCTTCAACCGGTCCTCCACCCTGAAGACACACATTCGCACGCACAGCGAGTTAAAAGAGTTCGTTTGCGACATCTGTGGTAAAGGCTTTCATCAAAAAGGCAATTTGCGCAATCACATTCTGATTCATACAGGGGAGAAACCGTACCACTGTAATCTCTGCGAAAAATCGTTCAATAAGCTTTCGAATCTAAAGTTTCACAGGCATATTCATACTGATAATGCCCCGTATCGTTGTAGATATTGTAAGACTTGCTTCACAAGACGCTGCGACCTCAAACTCCATATTGCGGAATGCAATAAACAGAATTGa
- the LOC141875843 gene encoding solute carrier family 15 member 4-like, with the protein MAPTQVSEERCPLIQSKTEVTRPHERSNEHVEEQCHEIRDQRSRKTRYLLALCIMFVELCERLTFYGVTVNMVFYCQNVLMLSSPLPSTIALSFQGTCFFLPIIGGYLADAKFGRYNTIYGSSLLYLLGIILLTATTYNYPADYALSLGSKAGFLAVALILIAIGTGGIKPNVSLLGAEQVKDEGQNVTQTFFSWYFFFIITGALLAFTVVSYIQQELSFFYGYLVSALSMILAIVLLLVGRKYYLLQPPQGSIVEDSLGIVWTGLRYKLFSKHSKVHTHWLDAAKFANGGKFADDTVEGVKSVTRIFPIFLTSIPYWAALTQVFTSYPLQASYLNLKITDNREFPASGVLAFDIVATLIAIPVLDRIVYPGFRRLGFNLTPLRRMVAGYFCGVVSVILAGVIEIARKEVIKCDGTITQNVFGRSVNASSMSVFYQVPQYFLNGMSEALAVVTSMEFAYTQSPPRMRGVIMGIGLAVAGSGFYLAALLVSTVKRATDGSWYPADLNSGSLEYFMFLLAGMGILNIAVLICLAVKYQYSYYENEAPDSNKDGCGEHSAGNMVNSGTLSLSLPLANYK; encoded by the exons ATGGCTCCAACTCAAGTTTCAGAGGAAAGGTGCCCATTGATTCAAAGTAAAACTGAAGTGACTAGACCACATGAACGCTCAAACGAACACGTCGAAGAACAGTGTCACGAAATCCGCGACCAAAGATCACGCAAAACCAGATATCTTTTGGCGCTTTGCATTATGTTTGTTGAGTTGTGTGAACGACTTACTTTCTATGGAGTTACAGTTAACATGGTATTTTATTGCCAAAACGTTCTCATGCTTAGTTCACCGCTTCCCAGCACAATAGCTTTGTCCTTTCAAG GAACATGCTTCTTTCTTCCTATCATCGGAGGATACCTTGCTGATGCTAAATTCGGGCGATACAACACCATTTATGGAAGTTCATTACTATACCTTCTCGGCATCATTCTTCTCACCGCTACTACTTACAACTACCCAGCTGATTATGCGCTAAGCCTGGGCAGTAAAGCGGGATTTCTTGCTGTGGCACTTATTCTCATTGCCATTGGAACAGGGGGCATCAAGCCAAATGTGTCTCTCCTAGGGGCAGAACAAGTAAAGGACGAAGGACAAAATGTGACTCAAACGTTTTTTAGCTGGtacttctttttcattataaCTGGTGCATTGCTTGCTTTCACTGTTGTATCATACATTCAGCAAGAACTTTCCTTCTTTTACGGCTATTTAGTTTCTGCCTTGTCAATGATTCTGGCAATCGTTTTACTCCTCGTCGGCAGAAAATACTATTTGTTGCAGCCTCCGCAAGGCAGTATTGTAGAAGACTCACTTGGAATTGTTTGGACAGGTCTGAGGTAcaagttgttttcaaagcATTCTAAGGTACATACTCACTGGTTGGATGCAGCAAAGTTCGCAAACGGAGGAAAATTTGCAGATGACACAGTAGAGGGAGTTAAGTCCGTGACTCGTatatttccaatttttttgacTTCAATTCCCTACTGGGCGGCTCTCACACAG GTATTCACTTCATATCCCCTTCAAGCATCCTACCTAAATCTAAAGATTACTGATAATCGTGAGTTCCCAGCATCAGGAGTTCTTGCATTTGACATCGTGGCGACTTTGATTGCCATCCCTGTTTTGGATCGAATTGTGTATCCAGGCTTCCGACGTTTGGGCTTCAACCTCACTCCATTACGCCGAATGGTGGCTGGGTATTTTTGTGGTGTTGTCTCGGTGATATTGGCTGGAGTAATTGAAATTGCGAGAAAAGAAGTGATCAAATGTGACGGTACAATAACGCAGAACGTGTTTGGTAGATCTGTGAACGCATCCTCCATGAGTGTGTTTTATCAAGTGCCACAGTACTTCCTGAATGGCATGAGCGAGGCACTGGCCGTGGTAACAA GTATGGAGTTTGCCTACACTCAATCGCCACCCCGTATGCGTGGAGTCATAATGGGTATTGGACTAGCAGTGGCAGGTTCGGGATTCTACTTAGCAGCATTGCTGGTCTCCACAGTAAAACGTGCGACTGACGGCTCGTGGTATCCTGCTGACCTCAACAGTGGCTCTCTAGAATATTTCATGTTTCTATTGGCGGGGATGGGAATACTAAACATTGCTGTGCTTATTTGCTTAGCAGTGAAGTATCAGTATTCTTACTATGAAAATGAAGCGCCTGATAGCAATAAGGATGGCTGTGGCGAGCACTCCGCGGGCAATATGGTAAACAGTGGAACGCTGAGCTTGTCATTACCTCTAGCAAACTATAAATAA
- the LOC141875844 gene encoding solute carrier family 15 member 4-like isoform X2, whose product MESDESPLLFHDAHGRERQHPNSNSNDESVPEVRPSRNGFLVTICILFVELCERLTFYGVAANLIFYCKDVLNLASPLPSAIALAFQGTCFFTPVIGGWIADVKLGRYNAIFGSALLYTVGTIALTLATYQYPPGYAMSISSKEGFLAVSLILIAIGTGGIKANVSPMGADQVEHEGPEMVQKFFDWFYWFIQIGAILAYTVAAYIQQHISFFYGYLITAISMILATILLLVGRNHYIIPPPKGSYMVEAIKIIAGGVKKKLWGDTSLVQNHWLDGAKVTKGGDFPDDVVEGVKCVIRLMPIFLTFIIYWTLFGQGLTTYLLQGSYMNLKVKRNLLFPVASLSLFETATLLLLIPLMDRVIFPILSRLGVEFTPLRRIGVGMLFACSSVALAGIIEIERKHILKTDGAINQTVFNKTIDASPMSVFWQVPQYILQGTSEVLVSVTGLEFTYSQSPPELRGVVMGLNLAMIGLGYFLASALASIVKNASDGHWYPKNLNNGTLEYYMFLLAGLMLLNALVFLLLAVRYRYADHEYRAQEGSRVQLAVKKDASHSDKEED is encoded by the exons ATGGAAAGTGATGAGTCCCCATTGTTATTTCACGATGCGCACGGCCGCGAAAGACAGCATCCCAATTCTAATTCTAACGATGAATCTGTTCCTGAGGTCAGGCCTTCAAGAAACGGATTTCTTGTGACAATTTGTATTCTGTTTGTCGAACTTTGTGAGCGTTTGACGTTTTATGGCGTAGCGGCTAATCTGattttttattgcaaagaTGTTCTCAATCTTGCTTCTCCGCTGCCTAGTGCGATCGCACTGGCTTTTCAAG GGACATGCTTTTTCACTCCTGTAATCGGCGGATGGATTGCAGACGTCAAACTAGGGAGATACAACGCTATATTTGGATCGGCTTTACTTTACACAGTTGGAACTATTGCCCTAACACTTGCTACTTATCAATACCCACCAGGCTACGCTATGAGCATTTCAAGTAAAGAAGGATTCCTTGCGGTCTCACTCATTCTCATTGCGATAGGAACAGGAGGTATCAAGGCAAACGTATCGCCAATGGGGGCGGATCAAGTGGAACATGAAGGACCGGAAATGGTACAGAAATTCTTTGACTGGTTCTACTGGTTTATTCAGATAGGAGCAATCCTTGCTTATACGGTCGCGGCGTACATTCAACAAcacatttcctttttctaCGGCTATCTAATAACGGCAATCTCGATGATTTTAGCAACTATTTTACTGCTTGTTGGGAGGAATCACTACATCATTCCTCCCCCAAAGGGAAGTTATATGGTAGAAGCCATAAAGATCATTGCTGGTGGTGTGAAGAAAAAACTGTGGGGTGACACATCTCTAGTTCAAAATCACTGGCTGGATGGTGCTAAGGTTACAAAAGGAGGAGATTTCCCTGACGATGTAGTGGAAGGAGTGAAGTGTGTTATTCGATTGATGCCaatatttttgacatttataATATACTGGACATTGTTTGGACAG GGTCTGACTACCTATTTGTTGCAAGGTTCTTATATGAATTTAAAGGTCAAGAGGAATTTGTTGTTCCCTGTGGCTTCTCTCAGCCTTTTTGAAACCGCAACTTTGCTCCTTCTCATTCCCCTGATGGACAGAGTTATTTTCCCAATCCTTTCCCGTCTTGGCGTGGAGTTTACTCCACTGCGCAGAATCGGTGTTGGAATGCTCTTTGCGTGTAGCTCCGTTGCTCTGGCAGGaattattgaaattgaaaggaaACACATCCTCAAGACCGATGGCGCGATCAATCAGaccgtttttaataaaacgatCGATGCTTCTCCCATGAGTGTTTTTTGGCAAGTACCGCAGTATATTCTACAGGGAACAAGTGAAGTCTTGGTGTCGGTTACAG gTCTTGAATTCACTTATTCCCAGTCTCCTCCCGAGTTGCGCGGAGTGGTCATGGGTTTAAACTTGGCAATGATTGGTTTGGGTTATTTTTTGGCGTCTGCATTGGCCTCAATTGTAAAGAACGCATCTGATGGTCATTGGTATCCGAAGAACCTCAACAATGGCACGTTGGAATATTACATGTTCTTACTTGCGGGCTTAATGCTGTTGAACGCGTTAGTGTTTCTACTACTAGCAGTGAGGTATCGCTACGCGGACCACGAGTATCGAGCTCAGGAAGGAAGTAGGGTACAGCTTGCGGTGAAAAAGGATGCTTCACATTCTGATAAGGAAGAAGACTGA